The following coding sequences are from one Salvia hispanica cultivar TCC Black 2014 chromosome 3, UniMelb_Shisp_WGS_1.0, whole genome shotgun sequence window:
- the LOC125213753 gene encoding uncharacterized protein LOC125213753 isoform X2 yields MVASFTQLCRNHIYLKVYASSLTSRQGCLGNTGSGLLVAHCLYSLSVGYINTVLFILNLMNRRFNIPITKRRCVVRALGRRNRVYPRVNHDSPRDDAFNLETECVLETMRNMTPEEAVSYSAQAVAEAEVAMLAAEEAMREAEAAEAEAQAATEAFEKMKAEARKRSRKTSG; encoded by the exons ATGGTTGCTTCCTTCACCCAATTATGCCGCAATCATATCTATCTCAAG GTGTATGCTTCTTCTTTAACATCTAGACAAGGATGCCTCGGGAACACCGGTTCTGGTTTATTGGTTGCTCACTGCTTGTACTCGTTATCAGTTGGTTATATTAACACAGTTCTCTTCATTCTCAACTTG ATGAATCGCAGGTTTAATATACCCATTACAAAGAGGAGATGTGTTGTCCGCGCACTGGGACGGAGAAATAGGGTTTATCCAAGAGTTAACCATGACTCTCCCAGGGACGATGCCTTCAATTTGGAGACTGAGTGTGTGTTAGAGACTATGAGGAATATGACTCCAGAAGAAGCTGTATCCTATTCAGCTCAAGCAGTTGCAGAGGCAGAAGTAGCAATGCTTGCAGCTGAAGAAGCTATGCGGGAGGCTGAGGCTGCCGAAGCTGAAGCTCAGGCAGCCACAGAAGCATTCGAGAAAATGAAGGCTGAGGCTAGAAAGCGTAGTAGGAAG ACGTCTGGTTGA
- the LOC125213753 gene encoding single myb histone 5-like isoform X1, giving the protein MVASFTQLCRNHIYLKVYASSLTSRQGCLGNTGSGLLVAHCLYSLSVGYINTVLFILNLMNRRFNIPITKRRCVVRALGRRNRVYPRVNHDSPRDDAFNLETECVLETMRNMTPEEAVSYSAQAVAEAEVAMLAAEEAMREAEAAEAEAQAATEAFEKMKAEARKRSRKKTSG; this is encoded by the exons ATGGTTGCTTCCTTCACCCAATTATGCCGCAATCATATCTATCTCAAG GTGTATGCTTCTTCTTTAACATCTAGACAAGGATGCCTCGGGAACACCGGTTCTGGTTTATTGGTTGCTCACTGCTTGTACTCGTTATCAGTTGGTTATATTAACACAGTTCTCTTCATTCTCAACTTG ATGAATCGCAGGTTTAATATACCCATTACAAAGAGGAGATGTGTTGTCCGCGCACTGGGACGGAGAAATAGGGTTTATCCAAGAGTTAACCATGACTCTCCCAGGGACGATGCCTTCAATTTGGAGACTGAGTGTGTGTTAGAGACTATGAGGAATATGACTCCAGAAGAAGCTGTATCCTATTCAGCTCAAGCAGTTGCAGAGGCAGAAGTAGCAATGCTTGCAGCTGAAGAAGCTATGCGGGAGGCTGAGGCTGCCGAAGCTGAAGCTCAGGCAGCCACAGAAGCATTCGAGAAAATGAAGGCTGAGGCTAGAAAGCGTAGTAGGAAG AAGACGTCTGGTTGA
- the LOC125216174 gene encoding LIM domain-containing protein WLIM1-like, with protein MVSVQFAGTTQKCTACDKTAYLVDRLTADNRIFHKACFRCHHCKGTLKLGNYNSFDGVLYCKHHYDQLFKRTGSLEKSFEGVSKIVKTEKTLESRVSGLFGGTRERCTGCAKTVYPIEKVTVNQAAYHKSCFKCSYGGCTISLSNYIAHEGVLFCKHHHMQLIMAKGNLSQLETEAIKESAGVAPTFVAEIIDFEAEAKEPSPQ; from the exons ATGGTATCCGTTCAGTTCGCCGGCACCACCCAGAAATGCACAGCATGCGATAAAACTGCATATCTGGTTGATCGCCTCACTGCTGACAACCGCATCTTCCACAAGGCTTGCTTCCGCTGCCACCACTGCAAAGGCACCCTCAAGCTCGGAAACTACAACTCCTTTGATGGGGTGCTCTACTGCAAGCACCACTATGATCAGCTCTTCAAGAGGACTGGTAGCCTCGAGAAGAGCTTCGAAG GAGTATCAAAGATCGTTAAGACAGAAAAGACTCTCGAAAGCAGGGTCTCGGGCTTGTTCGGAGGAACCAGGGAGAGATGCACTGGTTGTGCTAAGACAGTTTATCCCATTGAAAAG gtgaCTGTGAATCAAGCAGCATACCACAAGAGCTGCTTCAAGTGCAGCTACGGAGGGTGCACGATAAGCCTGTCGAACTACATTGCGCACGAGGGTGTGCTGTTCTGCAAGCACCACCACATGCAGCTCATCATGGCCAAGGGAAACCTCAGCCAGCTCGAGACCGAAGCCATCAAGGAATCAGCCGGGGTGGCTCCAACTTTTGTTGCTGAAATCATTGATTTTGAAGCCGAAGCCAAAGAACCTTCACCTCAATAG